Part of the Terrisporobacter glycolicus ATCC 14880 = DSM 1288 genome is shown below.
CTAAGTCCAAGAACTGCCGCACTGGCTATTAAGAAAATTATCCCTATATATAATCCAACGTATAAATACATACTAGATGAAGCCATATTTCCCTCTAATGCTATAATTCTAGTCATTGCACTTATCTTTACTTTATCATTTTCTTTATATTTTTTGCCTTCAGCCATGCCTTTTTCAAGATTTTTCACTGCTTTATTTTCTGTATCCTTCTTATCACCAATATAATTTAAACTTAAGCACTTTTTAAGTAAACTATATTTACGAATATTTTCATCTTTAACTACTAGTGTTGCAAAATTACCACTAACTAGAGTATCTTCTATTGAATTAAATCCATATTGACTATTAACTTCAAAATCCTCTTGTCCAATTTTCATAGTCTTATTTTTGCTCACATATTCTTTAACTGAGGGCTCTATTGTAGACATATCAGTAAAAATAAATACTTCTTTGTCTTTTAAAGTTATTGTCTCTTTATTTTGCATTTTCATTAATTTATTATAATCTGATAATTTTACAATAGGTACAGTAAAATCTCTCATACTATTTATTTGTCTAGATAAAAAATCATCTGTAGTGCTTTTAAACAACTGTTTAAATTTTACTGGTGAATTATATATGTTGTAATCTAAATATTCATTTGTATAATCTTTTATATTAAATCCTATTTTTTTTACTGTTTCACTTATCTTTTCTTTTGAGGCTTTTAAATTTTCTTCTTTTTCATATGTATGTATCAAAGTCATATCATAAGGTGCTAAGAATTGTGCTGTATTTTCCATTGCACTTTTTGTTCCTATGGATGCAGTATACATTCCTATGGAAATAAACAGCATCAAACAAATAACACTCATAGAAATATAATTTGTATTTATTTTGCTATTTAGTTGTCTCAAAGTAAATGTATTAAGATTTTTTAAATATTGGTTTTTACTACTTTGTATTACCTTTATTAAAAAGCCTGCCAAAGCTCTAAAAAACAATACAGTTCCAACTATTCCTAGTATAATTGATAATTTAAATTTATCATTTATATCTGTTAATCCATTTTCCAAAATTAACTTATATGCCACTGCTAAGCAAACCACTGATATAACAAATAAAATCACTGATAAAATTAAATTTGTACCTTTTAATTTTTCATTATTTCTATCACCGTTTATAAGGTTTATCAACTTACACCTTGATACTAGAATAAAGTTAAAAACCATAGATATAAAATACATAATCCCAAAATATAAAATAGTTTTTAGACATGCATCTTTTGAAAAAATAAATTTATATTCAGTCATATCTATAGCAAATAGTTTTGCTGTAACTCCTGCTAGTCCTTGAGATAAAAACACACCAATAAATATTCCAACTACTAAGGATAATATACCCACTATAATGGTTTCATAAAATAACATAAAAGCTATTTTACTTCTACTAATACCTAGTGTCATATATATTCCAAACTCTTTATTTCTTTTCTTTATTAAAAAATTATTTGCATATAGTATTAAAAAACCAAGTACAAATGATACAAATACAGATACCATAGATATTATCTTATTAAGCGCATCAAGAAAAATCTTCTGTGTATCTGATAAATCCATCATTATAGTTTGTGATTCTATGGAATTGAAAATATAAAATATACAAATTCCTAATGCCAGTGTGAAAAAATATATACTATAATCTTTTATACTTCTTTGCACATTTCTTCGTGATAACTTAAATAACATTGCTAGTGTCACCCCCAAGAAATGTAACTACTTCTATAATTCTTTTGAAAAATTCTTTTCTATCGTCATTTCCTCTTATTAACTCGTTAAATATCTTTCCATCTTTTATAAATAAAATTCTTTTGCAGTAACTAGCTGTAAAAGCATCATGAGTTACCATCATTATTGTTGAATTTAAACTTTCATTTAGATTAGACAAGTTTTCAAGTAGCACTCTTGCAGATTTCGAATCAAGGGATCCTGTTGGTTCATCTGCTAAAATTAAAGATGGATTAGTTATTATAGCCCTTCCACAAGCTACTCTTTGCTTTTGACCTCCGGATATTTCATAAGGGAATTTATTTAATATATCTGAAATGTTTAATTTAT
Proteins encoded:
- a CDS encoding ABC transporter permease yields the protein MLFKLSRRNVQRSIKDYSIYFFTLALGICIFYIFNSIESQTIMMDLSDTQKIFLDALNKIISMVSVFVSFVLGFLILYANNFLIKKRNKEFGIYMTLGISRSKIAFMLFYETIIVGILSLVVGIFIGVFLSQGLAGVTAKLFAIDMTEYKFIFSKDACLKTILYFGIMYFISMVFNFILVSRCKLINLINGDRNNEKLKGTNLILSVILFVISVVCLAVAYKLILENGLTDINDKFKLSIILGIVGTVLFFRALAGFLIKVIQSSKNQYLKNLNTFTLRQLNSKINTNYISMSVICLMLFISIGMYTASIGTKSAMENTAQFLAPYDMTLIHTYEKEENLKASKEKISETVKKIGFNIKDYTNEYLDYNIYNSPVKFKQLFKSTTDDFLSRQINSMRDFTVPIVKLSDYNKLMKMQNKETITLKDKEVFIFTDMSTIEPSVKEYVSKNKTMKIGQEDFEVNSQYGFNSIEDTLVSGNFATLVVKDENIRKYSLLKKCLSLNYIGDKKDTENKAVKNLEKGMAEGKKYKENDKVKISAMTRIIALEGNMASSSMYLYVGLYIGIIFLIASAAVLGLSQLSGAIESVGRYEILRKLGVSSNMINRSIFVQVLLYFAIPILLALVHSIFGIKVANDVVKIIGDYDTLGNNIISICIICAVYGVYFYGTYRGYKRIVNK